A genomic region of Megalobrama amblycephala isolate DHTTF-2021 linkage group LG6, ASM1881202v1, whole genome shotgun sequence contains the following coding sequences:
- the LOC125270124 gene encoding norrin, whose protein sequence is MRNSVVLGQPGILLLLVTCPLLTILQGVTCKAESGHLGDSDPDRCMRHHFVETITHPIYKCNSKMVLLARCEGHCSHTSRSDPLISFSSVLKQPFKSTCFCCRPHTSKLKAVRLRCSGGTRITATYRYILACSCEECS, encoded by the exons ATGAGGAACTCAGTCGTTTTGGGCCAGCCTGGGATTCTACTTCTTCTGGTCACATGTCCTCTGCTGACTATCCTGCAGGGTGTCACCTGTAAGGCAGAGAGTGGACACTTAGGGGACAGTGATCCTGACAGGTGTATGAGACATCATTTTGTTGAGACCATCACACATCCTATCTACAAATGCAATTCAAAG ATGGTCCTCTTGGCTCGTTGTGAGGGTCACTGCAGCCACACGTCCCGCTCAGACCCGCTGATCTCTTTCAGCTCCGTCCTGAAGCAGCCTTTCAAAAGCACGTGTTTCTGCTGCCGTCCACACACCTCCAAACTGAAGGCAGTACGTCTGCGATGCTCGGGCGGGACACGGATAACCGCTACTTACCGTTACATCCTTGCGTGCAGCTGCGAGGAGTGCAGCTGA